A window from Fodinibius salicampi encodes these proteins:
- a CDS encoding CTP synthase, translating to MSTKYIFVTGGVTSSLGKGIICASLGRLLVARGLRVTVQKLDPYINVDPGTMNPYEHGEVYVTEDGAETDLDLGHYERFLDIKTSQENNVTTGRIYNDVISKERQGAYLGKTVQVIPHITDEIKSHILALGESGDYDIVIVEIGGTVGDIESLPYIEAVRQLRYDVGRQNTLSIHLTLVPYLSAARELKTKPTQHSVKTLSESGLQPDIIVARSEYELDQDIRNKIAQFCNVENEDVIASLDAESIYQVPLLMQGEGLDERVIKKLDIEAGDAELDQWIGFVEAVRNPSNGIDIALVGKYVEHHDAYKSIVEAFIHAGAVNDCKVNIRWIQSDDLTPENVPDKLKDISGVLVAPGFGGRGIRGKLAAITYVRENNIPFFGICLGLQCAVIEYARNVCGWTDANSTEFNEDTEYPIIDLMPDQKDIEDKGGTMRLGLYDCKIKQDSNSYKAYGKELFQERHRHRYEVNNNLRYKLVEDGMKLVGFNPERDLVEIIELEDHPWYVGVQFHPELCSTVNNPQPLFVDFVKAGLEYAKEHDLHVPITGEKVVVSEA from the coding sequence ATGTCCACAAAATACATTTTCGTAACCGGAGGAGTTACGTCTTCACTTGGCAAAGGAATCATCTGTGCATCTTTAGGGCGCCTTTTGGTGGCGCGCGGACTTCGTGTCACAGTACAAAAATTGGATCCGTATATTAATGTTGATCCAGGTACCATGAATCCCTACGAGCACGGAGAAGTATATGTAACTGAAGATGGTGCCGAGACTGACCTTGATCTCGGGCATTATGAGCGCTTTTTGGATATTAAAACGTCACAGGAAAATAACGTGACGACAGGCCGCATTTATAATGATGTGATATCCAAAGAACGTCAGGGGGCTTACCTGGGTAAAACAGTACAGGTTATTCCCCATATTACCGATGAAATTAAATCACATATCCTGGCCTTAGGAGAATCCGGTGACTATGATATCGTTATTGTAGAGATCGGTGGGACGGTAGGCGATATTGAAAGCTTACCCTATATTGAAGCCGTACGCCAGTTACGTTATGATGTGGGTCGGCAAAATACGCTTTCCATCCACTTAACGCTGGTTCCTTATCTTTCTGCGGCACGCGAATTGAAAACGAAGCCTACACAACATTCCGTTAAAACGCTTTCCGAAAGTGGACTACAGCCCGATATTATTGTAGCACGTTCGGAGTATGAACTGGATCAGGATATCCGGAATAAAATTGCTCAATTCTGTAATGTTGAAAATGAGGATGTGATTGCTTCCCTCGATGCGGAGAGTATTTACCAGGTACCGTTATTGATGCAGGGTGAAGGACTCGATGAGCGAGTGATTAAAAAGCTGGATATTGAAGCCGGGGATGCTGAACTGGATCAGTGGATTGGTTTTGTTGAAGCTGTACGAAATCCATCCAACGGTATTGATATTGCGTTGGTGGGTAAATATGTGGAGCATCATGATGCCTATAAATCGATTGTTGAGGCATTTATACATGCCGGCGCCGTCAATGATTGCAAGGTTAATATTCGGTGGATTCAATCCGATGATCTTACTCCTGAGAATGTTCCCGATAAGCTAAAAGATATATCCGGTGTTTTGGTAGCTCCCGGCTTTGGGGGACGCGGTATCAGAGGTAAGCTGGCAGCAATTACCTATGTCCGCGAAAATAATATTCCTTTCTTCGGTATCTGTCTGGGCTTGCAGTGCGCAGTCATTGAATATGCCCGGAATGTATGTGGCTGGACCGATGCCAACAGTACAGAATTTAATGAAGATACTGAGTATCCTATTATCGATTTGATGCCCGACCAGAAAGATATAGAAGACAAGGGAGGGACAATGCGTCTGGGCTTGTATGATTGTAAGATAAAGCAAGATTCTAATTCGTATAAAGCCTATGGGAAAGAACTTTTTCAAGAACGCCACCGCCACCGCTATGAGGTGAATAATAATCTCCGGTACAAATTGGTGGAAGACGGAATGAAGCTCGTTGGTTTCAATCCAGAGCGTGATCTTGTTGAAATTATAGAGTTAGAAGACCATCCGTGGTATGTAGGGGTACAATTCCATCCTGAATTGTGTTCTACCGTAAATAATCCTCAGCCTTTGTTTGTAGACTTCGTAAAAGCCGGACTGGAATATGCCAAAGAGCATGACTTGCATGTACCTATAACGGGTGAAAAAGTGGTGGTCAGTGAAGCCTGA
- a CDS encoding NUDIX domain-containing protein: protein MDVSSSPFSERLRLRACGLLIRDSAILLIKIHSPVINQLVWMPPGGEIKFGESLKKGVKREFREEAKISVEVGDLLHVNELMENLFHAVECYFEVNHAEGKATLGSDPELETEEQLIEDLQWIPIKELRNIPFVPRDLIPILEQWENRVGLNIS from the coding sequence ATGGATGTCTCCAGTTCTCCATTTAGTGAGCGTCTGCGGTTACGTGCCTGTGGATTGCTGATCAGAGATTCTGCTATCCTTTTAATTAAAATACATTCACCCGTTATTAATCAGCTTGTTTGGATGCCCCCGGGTGGAGAGATTAAATTCGGTGAGTCTCTTAAAAAGGGAGTAAAGAGAGAGTTTCGGGAAGAAGCCAAAATAAGCGTGGAGGTCGGAGATTTGTTGCATGTCAATGAGTTGATGGAAAACCTTTTCCACGCCGTGGAGTGTTATTTTGAAGTTAATCATGCTGAAGGGAAGGCAACTTTAGGCTCTGATCCTGAGTTGGAGACGGAAGAGCAGCTCATTGAAGATCTGCAGTGGATACCCATAAAAGAGCTGCGCAATATTCCGTTTGTTCCCCGGGACTTAATTCCAATTTTAGAGCAGTGGGAAAACAGAGTAGGCCTCAACATTTCTTAA